The nucleotide window CCAGCATAAAAATTTCACAAGATACATTGACATTTTGCAGGATACTCATAAAAGTATTATTAAATACCGTCGTCGATGACAAGATAATGGCATCGGCTTTATGCAAATAGGACAACTGCCGAGTAAGCGGCACAAGGACGGGATCATTTTTACTGATATCAAAAACACTCAAGGGAATGCCCTCGTCGCGAAATTTCTTGACAACCGGTCGAAATAATCCAATCATGACAACAGTTGAATACGATTTAAAATTAATTGCGTCGAAAATATCGCCTTCCTTTTTGCCGTCGTCGAAATAATTTAACGAAGCGCCGAAATAGGCATTCAGTAAAATGCGATGTTGAATATTGTCCAAATCCGGATTGTTTAGTTCCTGCTCTGATAGCGTTACTTGATTGCCGAGATTGGCGCAAACGCCGATATTTCCATTATTCAACATGACGGCGGTATAGCGCAGTCCGGTTGCAACGGCCTTTATTTGAGAGACATCGACGCCATATTTGTCAATCAATAAACATAGCGGTTCAGATTTGGCCTTGATTATCAGCTTCTCAATCATTAGTCAGGCGGTATTAAAGTCGTCTTCTCCAAAACACAATTTGTTTCTCAAGCGACTACAGTTTCGTCAATATTTCGGCGCCCACAGAAGTTACCAGAACAGTATGTTCAAATTGAGCGCTGGGTGAACCATCGGCGGTTCTGACTGTCCAGCCATCCAGTTTTGAGACAGTGACTGCGTCGGTTTTTCCCAAATTTATCATTGGCTCAATCGTGAAAATCATACCTGATTGAAGTTTTATTCTGCTATCCGGCGAAAAATGATGAGGTACAAAAGGATCTTCATGGAAATTTTTCCCGATTCCATGTCCGCCAAAATCCTTAACGATTGAATAGCCAAACTTGGAGATATATTCCTTAATAGATTTCCCAATATCGGAAAGATATCCACCCGGTTTCACGGCTTCGATACCGATGTACATAGCCCTTTCCGTATGCATCACCAGATTTTTAATGTCTTCCTTGACATCTCCTATCAGAAAAGTTCTGGAAGTATCTCCGTGGTAGCCTTCTAAAATAACCGTCACGTCGATGTTGACAATATCGCCGCTTTTTAAAATATCTGTTTCTGATGGAATGCCGTGACAGACGACGTCATTGATCGAGGTGCAGATACTTTTGGGAAAACCGTTATAATTCAAAGGCGCCGATTTTGCTCCGTGCTGTTTGGTGAATTTTTCACAAAGATCATTCAGATACAGTGTTGAAACTCCCTCTTTTACAAAGGGATCAATATAATTCAGGAGTTGCGCGGCTAACTTCCCGGCTTTTCGCATCTGTTTTATTTCATGTTTGTTTTTTATGATAATCATCTTAGGTTCCGATTTCGACAATCTTCACCAACGGTTCTGTTGTCATTTGTTCACAATATTTATATTACTAAACCCATTAGTTGTAGGCTATCCTCGTCTTTTCGTCCGCCCATGTGGGTTGAATCATTTCCTGCCATTCAGCACTTTTCCACGTTCCTAATTTCTCGTGGTTATCAACATACTTTTGCGGAATTGGATGGGTTCCGATGACAACCTTTATGCCATAGCGATTTTCCAGAAAGTTCTTAAATGTATTGATATACGGACAGGGCGGGTATCCGACGACCAATCCCGTCGCAAGGTGAATGACCTCCGCCCCGTTTTTTACCATTTCGTCGCCGGCATATTCGATATTTCCACCCGGACACCCATCGCAAGTCGTG belongs to Candidatus Marinimicrobia bacterium CG08_land_8_20_14_0_20_45_22 and includes:
- the map gene encoding type I methionyl aminopeptidase, which translates into the protein MIIIKNKHEIKQMRKAGKLAAQLLNYIDPFVKEGVSTLYLNDLCEKFTKQHGAKSAPLNYNGFPKSICTSINDVVCHGIPSETDILKSGDIVNIDVTVILEGYHGDTSRTFLIGDVKEDIKNLVMHTERAMYIGIEAVKPGGYLSDIGKSIKEYISKFGYSIVKDFGGHGIGKNFHEDPFVPHHFSPDSRIKLQSGMIFTIEPMINLGKTDAVTVSKLDGWTVRTADGSPSAQFEHTVLVTSVGAEILTKL
- a CDS encoding CGGC domain-containing protein — encoded protein: MSQKVKIGIIICDRYRRCAAGKCLRAMRNHEGAFSIHGDAELELVGYTTCDGCPGGNIEYAGDEMVKNGAEVIHLATGLVVGYPPCPYINTFKNFLENRYGIKVVIGTHPIPQKYVDNHEKLGTWKSAEWQEMIQPTWADEKTRIAYN